In the genome of Mytilus edulis chromosome 3, xbMytEdul2.2, whole genome shotgun sequence, one region contains:
- the LOC139515575 gene encoding furin-like protease 1, which translates to MHVYLIPFMLCCLKMYYSAPVFDGEFTGQVVINTTNSVQFVERFTKKHDGYTFQRRFHIGTHEYFVFEINETQRTRKTSKQTEDSDIKNLKLDLELDFVNQEKRFLRVPKTADTQWSNLWHLNDAVSPSMKVNEAWNAGYSGSGIKVAVLDDGLQTDHTDLNSNVDTVNDYDYQSTDNDPTPDSADDSHGTKVAGFIAAVKDNNICTVGVAHESTLIGVRILGTSGLTDSQEAQALTHYLNGGVDIYSNSWGPTDGYGFSGPGSLTQSALQEGTTNGRGGKGVIYTWAAGNGETTDNCNGDGYTNSIYTIGVTSVEEGKNAWYSEVCAAALVATYGGSSNDRYLTSTTTSSGCTSDRMQGTSFSTPIASGIIALALQANSALTWRDIQHMIVLTSSRNGFTDSYSSWATNGAGKEYSQVLGFGLMNAEGMVTQAASWTNVPTQQTCTTATFTGSGSTSGGSSFRTDSKSISSSDCSSISYLEHVTIDISFSYTQYRGVTVFNLVSPSGTESHLMHYRYDDAMYFSSAGSLSWTFMSVHFWRESPIGQWTLKFRSYGGNSVVTVSSWSMTFYGTATDPLPNIDQCISTPCQNNGTCTNNVYSYSCECPDGYSGTSCQTSADDSDSSTSTVAIAVGVIIGVVVVGFIIGVVVKCVAAGAAVGPAGGTFA; encoded by the exons TTTCATATAGGAACACATGAGTActttgtatttgaaataaatgaaacacaGCGCACACGTAAAACCAGCAAGCAGACAGAAGACTCCGACATTAAGAACTTAAAACTTGATTTAGAG TTGGACTTTGTTAATCAAGAAAAAAGATTCCTCCGAGTACCGAAGACAGCAGACACACAATGGTCTAATCTGTGGCACTTG aatgatgCAGTATCCCCTTCAATGAAGGTCAATGAAGCTTGGAATGCTGGGTATTCTGGAAGTGGAATAAAAGTTGCTGTCCTGGACGACGGTTTACAGACCGACCATACTGATCTAAACTCAAATGTG gATACAGTTAACGATTATGACTATCAGAGTACAGATAATGATCCGACACCAGATTCTGCCGACGACAG TCATGGTACGAAAGTAGCCGGTTTTATAGCTGCAGTAAAGGATAACAACATATGCACAGTAGGAGTAGCACATGAGTCTACTTTAATTG GTGTCCGAATTCTCGGTACTAGCGGATTGACAGATTCGCAAGAAGCACAGGCACTTACTCATTATCTAAATGGTGGTGTAGATATTTATTCAAACAGCTGGGGTCCAACAGATGGATATGGATTTTCTGGACCGGGTTCACTCACTCAAAGCGCCCTTCAAGAAGGAACTACTAAT GGTAGAGGTGGCAAAGGTGTTATTTATACATGGGCAGCAGGCAATGGAGAAACAACCGATAATTGTAATGGAGACGGATATACAAATAGCATTTATACTATAGGCGTAACAAGTGTAGAAGAAGGAAAGAATGCATGGTACTCCGAAGTCTGTGCTGCTGCATTAGTGGCAACCTACGGTGGGAGTAGCAACGACAGATATTTG ACGTCAACTACAACTTCTTCCGGATGTACAAGTGATCGTATGCAGGGTACTTCGTTTTCAACACCTATAGCTTCTGGTATCATTGCGTTAGCCCTTCAAGCAAA CTCTGCACTCACATGGAGAGATATCCAGCACATGATTGTTTTGACGTCATCCAGAAATGGTTTTACAGATTCATATTCCAGCTGGGCAACAAATGGAGCGGGAAAAGAAT ATAGTCAAGTGCTTGGGTTTGGTTTGATGAATGCTGAAGGTATGGTAACTCAGGCTGCAAGTTGGACAAATGTTCCGACACAACAAACATGCACAACAGCAACATTCACTGGATCTGG ATCAACATCGGGTGGTTCATCATTCAGAACAGACAGTAAATCTATCTCAAGTTCTGACTGTTCCTCAATATCGTATTTAGAACATGTTACAATTGATATATCTTTCTCTTACACTCAATACCGAGGTGTGACTGTATTTAACCTAGTATCACCTTCAGGAACAGAAAGTCATTTAATGCACTATAGATATGATGACGCGATGTATTTTTCCTCAGCTGGTTCATTATCATGGACATTTATGTCAGTTCATTTTTGGAGGGAAAGTCCCATTGGACAATGGACCTTGAAGTTTAGATCATACGGCGGCAACTCAGTCG ttactGTCAGTTCTTGGTCGATGACATTTTACGGAACTGCAACAGATCCTCTTCCTA atATAGACCAATGTATATCAACACCATGTCAGAACAACGGGACCTGTACAAATAACGTTTATTCCTACAGTTGTGAGTGCCCTGATGGTTATTCAGGGACAAGCTGTCAGACAT CTGCTGATGATAGTGATTCAAGTACTTCAACTGTAGCAATAGCAGTGGGTGTTATTATTGGTGTAGTTGTGGTTGGTTTCATTATAGGTGTAGTTGTAAAGTGTGTTGCAGCTGGAGCAGCAGTGGGTCCTGCCGGTGGTACATTTGCATAA